The Thermanaerovibrio acidaminovorans DSM 6589 genome contains a region encoding:
- a CDS encoding V-type ATP synthase subunit A has protein sequence MADKRTVQGYISKISGPLVVASGMGGACMYDVVRVGNMGLVGEIIELKGDTASIQVYEETSGLMPGEPVVSTGEPLSVELAPGLIEQFYDGVQRPLNSIESVAKSPYISRGISVPAVDRHRKWFFEPKVKEGDQVSSGDVLGVVKETVLVEHRILVPYGVSGQVVSIKAGDFTVEEVVAVIRTSEGDREVSMLQRWPVRVPRPVAKRLPPDTPLSTGQRVVDTLFPIARGGTACVPGPFGSGKTVIQHQLAKWADAEIVVYIGCGERGNEMTDVLLEFPELEDPRSGQPLMKRTVLIANTSNMPVAAREASIYTGITIAEYYRDMGYSVALMADSTSRWAEALREISGRLEEMPGEEGYPAYLGTRLASFYERAGRAICLGSDSREGAVSIIGAVSPPGGDLSEPVTQNTLRVTKVFWGLDANLAYQRHFPAINWLTSYSLYAEKLGEYWDNLYDGEWSAYRTEAMGLLEDEDRLKEIVRLVGIDSLSKEERMTLETAKSLREDFLHQNAFHEVDTYASMNKQFKMLRNILTFHHLAMEALQRGALLKDVLELPIREEIARMRYLDEKEISKLDELEDRIKQVLGQLSASGGDEDVA, from the coding sequence GTGGCAGATAAGAGGACCGTACAGGGATATATCTCTAAGATATCGGGCCCTCTCGTCGTGGCGTCCGGCATGGGTGGAGCGTGCATGTACGACGTGGTGAGGGTTGGCAACATGGGGCTCGTGGGTGAGATCATAGAGCTCAAGGGGGATACCGCCTCCATCCAGGTTTACGAGGAGACCTCGGGGCTCATGCCCGGGGAGCCGGTGGTCAGCACCGGCGAGCCTTTGAGCGTGGAGTTGGCGCCTGGACTCATCGAGCAGTTCTACGATGGGGTTCAGCGGCCGCTCAACAGCATAGAGTCGGTGGCCAAGAGTCCCTACATATCCAGGGGCATCTCGGTCCCGGCGGTGGATCGCCACAGGAAGTGGTTCTTCGAGCCCAAGGTAAAGGAGGGGGATCAGGTATCCTCCGGGGATGTGCTCGGGGTTGTGAAGGAGACCGTGCTGGTGGAGCACCGCATACTGGTCCCCTACGGGGTTTCCGGCCAGGTGGTCTCCATCAAGGCGGGGGACTTCACCGTGGAGGAGGTTGTGGCGGTGATCCGCACCAGCGAAGGCGATCGGGAGGTCAGTATGTTGCAGCGCTGGCCGGTCCGTGTTCCACGCCCGGTGGCCAAGCGGCTTCCGCCCGATACCCCCTTGAGCACCGGGCAGCGGGTGGTGGATACCCTCTTCCCAATAGCTCGTGGAGGAACCGCATGCGTCCCCGGCCCCTTCGGCTCCGGCAAGACGGTCATCCAGCACCAGCTGGCCAAGTGGGCCGATGCGGAGATAGTGGTCTACATAGGCTGTGGCGAGCGGGGCAACGAGATGACCGACGTGCTCCTGGAGTTCCCGGAGCTGGAGGATCCCCGTTCCGGCCAGCCGCTTATGAAGAGGACCGTGCTCATCGCCAACACCTCCAACATGCCGGTGGCGGCCCGGGAGGCCTCCATATACACTGGAATAACCATAGCGGAGTACTATCGAGATATGGGCTACTCGGTGGCCCTCATGGCGGACTCCACTAGCCGTTGGGCGGAGGCCCTTCGGGAGATATCCGGCCGTCTCGAGGAGATGCCCGGCGAGGAGGGCTACCCCGCCTACCTGGGCACCCGGTTGGCATCCTTCTACGAGAGGGCCGGCAGGGCCATATGCCTGGGTTCCGATAGCCGAGAGGGGGCGGTGTCGATCATAGGGGCGGTCTCGCCTCCGGGAGGAGACCTGTCCGAGCCGGTCACCCAGAACACCCTTCGGGTCACCAAGGTCTTCTGGGGGTTGGACGCCAACCTGGCCTATCAGCGGCACTTCCCGGCCATAAACTGGCTTACCAGCTACTCCCTCTACGCGGAGAAGCTTGGGGAGTACTGGGACAACCTGTACGACGGGGAGTGGAGCGCCTACAGGACCGAGGCCATGGGCCTTCTGGAGGACGAGGATAGGCTTAAGGAGATCGTGCGGTTGGTGGGTATAGACTCCCTGTCAAAGGAGGAGAGGATGACCCTGGAGACCGCCAAGTCCCTCCGTGAGGACTTCCTGCACCAGAACGCCTTCCACGAGGTGGACACCTACGCCTCCATGAACAAGCAGTTCAAGATGCTTCGCAACATCCTTACCTTCCATCACCTGGCGATGGAGGCCCTGCAGAGGGGGGCGTTGCTGAAGGACGTGCTGGAGCTTCCCATAAGGGAGGAGATAGCCAGGATGAGGTACCTGGATGAGAAGGAGATCTCCAAGCTGGACGAGCTGGAGGATAGGATCAAGCAGGTGTTAGGGCAGCTTTCCGCCAGTGGAGGTGATGAGGATGTTGCCTAA
- a CDS encoding V-type ATP synthase subunit F, translating into MDIRNHKGIGALGDYESVLPFQAIGLDTVVVSSEDGDDEVLNAIRKFRTGNYAILFVTEAIYAKFRDVLDEVNDAEDLTVVPMPGIGGSMGLGMQSIRKCVERAVGMDIFAVQ; encoded by the coding sequence ATGGATATCCGTAACCACAAGGGGATAGGCGCGTTGGGGGATTACGAGAGCGTGCTCCCCTTTCAGGCCATAGGGCTTGATACGGTGGTTGTGTCCTCCGAGGATGGGGACGATGAGGTCCTTAATGCCATAAGGAAGTTCAGGACCGGTAACTACGCCATCCTCTTCGTCACCGAGGCCATCTACGCCAAGTTCCGGGATGTGTTGGATGAGGTGAACGACGCGGAGGACCTCACGGTGGTCCCCATGCCAGGCATAGGCGGCTCCATGGGGCTGGGGATGCAGTCCATCCGGAAATGCGTGGAGCGAGCGGTTGGGATGGACATATTCGCCGTCCAATAA